The genome window AAATTGTCAATGGAGTGGCTTGAGACAACCTTATGGATGTCAATTTTATAAAAAATATAGCCGCCCATATTTCTGCAGTTCCCCCTTTGCCCGCCGCTGCCCAAAAGCTCATTCAACTTACCTCGTTCCAGGATGTTGACATCAGGGAGGTCAGCCAAGTAATTGCCATGGACCAGGCAATTGCATCAAAATTGTTACAAATTGTTAATTCTCCTTTTTATGGTCTACGACAAAAAGTGAACACGATTCCCCAGGCTATTACACTCATGGGCTTGGAAGCCATTAAGTCCCTCGCGCTGAGTGTCTCTGTGATTAGGAGCAGTGCCGGCAAAAAAAGGTCCGGATATCTCAATCAAGAAGACTTTTGGACACACTCTCTCTCAACGGCCATTCTGTGCAAAAAAATTGCGGGCTTGATCGGTAACACTGATCCTGAAGAGGCTTTCATTGCAGGTCTCATGCACGATATCGGCAAGCTTGTCTTCTTTGAATTCACAGGAGATTCGTATCGCCTTGCCCTCGAGCAAGCGAGCAAGGCGAAGGCAAGTCTCAATTCTTTTGAATTGGAAATTTTTGAAATCAATCATGCCTTGCTTGGAGAGGAACTCTGTCACCATTGGAT of Deltaproteobacteria bacterium contains these proteins:
- a CDS encoding HDOD domain-containing protein; amino-acid sequence: MDVNFIKNIAAHISAVPPLPAAAQKLIQLTSFQDVDIREVSQVIAMDQAIASKLLQIVNSPFYGLRQKVNTIPQAITLMGLEAIKSLALSVSVIRSSAGKKRSGYLNQEDFWTHSLSTAILCKKIAGLIGNTDPEEAFIAGLMHDIGKLVFFEFTGDSYRLALEQASKAKASLNSFELEIFEINHALLGEELCHHWMIPEKISKAIASHHEAPLEKEDSAEQGLGNIVSVANQLAHILNLGSSGNHLISLNALSYLVKKNIGLDLLIKTIEAATKEINDSWKYFDFKETTDEIDEKQIGLCLENNLEKMMLSLILSAQHRPYEDFTHNPSKQFQIVIHDQTPSEEGLTELKGSGVKMLNFEEWKEKNIVSEMYPMNFLHQWLSEK